The Chaetodon auriga isolate fChaAug3 chromosome 3, fChaAug3.hap1, whole genome shotgun sequence genome has a window encoding:
- the haus5 gene encoding HAUS augmin-like complex subunit 5, with product MADRNLVQELKRWATEEFNLPPESLPNDSYFKTLCVGTGKSIWKYVIQHIFQQRNVRIMRGNLQWYKVLQDKELKQAEGQSEAAKQRELQKKIEQLRAEISHLDSQISGTEEQLATQEQSISHTWAQVEDSRRRELLLQAFRQRCILGRKELSDDIQKISGHCQALEQMAKKAEIEVLFDDKPSSSSDGDKLNSKTAAEAQVLREVRELCDDRVHFYQSLQESELKTTHSAAKHMTREQRAAVFQYWLSAVENLLLGYPPNHVLSALEYLVSREQKELEERLASLDVTRDVTALRFRYESNHLLDMSAEEDNELPSVKTLLEAAWEEVEQSLVELAQTRARVQQLRNQLQAHKKEAELEVSGTADELHNDTLALSALEVELQCVMKAAARDHIRDQCIQLDQHARSRQEALRNLHSQWQSILDFRQLVVMRQEHIRGLIKGNSTAKTELIRLHTELQEFIQGKLVPQFDDVTTAANSLRNSISKEARQLGTISLVALDRRTVEGMQRVPASWLSIHRLESPTFSSLCQSLAFPLYRAPEELCSQARSQQLELRFLRQLMQLHSATLQKIQKEAELLHASDQKALLSRVVEEDQKLLKSLVPRVRGLTQRCTQGLSYGAQVKTAISYWWEKPAQHVLPEVSKGGLTYQQWLQRWKLAAKAS from the exons ATGGCTGACAGAAATCTTGTGCAGGAGTTGAAACGATGGGCGACAGAAGAGTTCAATCTGCCCCCGGAGAGCCTTCCAAATGACAGCTATTTCAAAAC gCTCTGTGTTGGGACAGGGAAGTCAATATGGAAATATGtcattcaacacatttttcaacAGAG gAACGTGAGGATCATGCGTGGAAATCTCCAGTG GTACAAAGTTCTTCAAGACAAAGAG TTGAAGCAGGCTGAGGGCCAGAGTGAGGCTGCTAAGCAGAGAGAGCTTCAGAAGAAGATAGAACAGCTGAGAGCGGAGATCAGTCACCTGGACTCTCAGATCAGTGGAACAGAGGAACAGCTGGCAACACAAG AGCAGTCCATTAGCCATACCTGGGCCCAGGTAGAGGATAGCCGGCGCAGAGAGCTGCTCCTACAGGCCTTCAGGCAGCGCTGCATCTTGGGCCGAAAGGAGCTCTCTGATGACATACAAAAGATCAGTGGACACTGCCAGGCACTGGAACAAATGGCTAA GAAAGCAGAGATTGAAGTGCTCTTTGATGATAAGCCTTCAAGCAGCAGTGATGGTGACAAACTCAACTCTAAAACTGCGGCAGAGGCACAGGTCCTG CGTGAAGTGAGAGAGCTGTGTGACGACAGGGTGCACTTCTATCAGTCGTTACAAGAGAGTGAACTGAAGACCACGCACTCTGCAGCCAAACA TATGACTCGCGAACAAagggctgctgtgtttcagtacTGGCTGAGTGCTGTGGAG AACCTGTTGCTTGGTTATCCTCCAAACCATGTCCTCTCAGCATTGGAGTACTTAGTTTCCAGAGAGCAGAAGGAACTAGAGGAGAGACTGGCCTCTCTGGATGTGACACGAGATGTGACAGCTCTACG GTTCCGCTATGAAAGCAATCATCTACTGGACATGTCAGCAGAGGAGGATAATGAGTTGCCCTCGGTTAAGACCCTCTTAGAG GCTGCTTGGGAAGAGGTGGAGCAGAGTTTGGTGGAACTGGCCCAGACTCGCGCCAGAGTCCAGCAGCTCCGAAACCAGCTGCAGGCCCACAAGAAGGAGGCTGAGCTGGAGGTGTCTGGTACTGCGGATGAGCTCCACAACGATACCTTGGCATT GTCAGCTCTAGAGGTGGAACTCCAGTGTGTGATGAAGGCGGCAGCCAGGGATCATATCAGAGACCAATGTATCCAACTTGACCAGCATGCCAGAAGCCGACAGGAGGCACTAAGAAACCTCCACAGCCAGTGGCAGAGCATCCTTGATTTCAGACAACTAGTG gttATGAGACAGGAGCACATCAGAGGTCTGATTAAGGGAAACTCCACTGCCAAGACAGAGCTGATCCGTCTGCACACAGAG ctACAGGAATTCATCCAGGGCAAACTGGTCCcacagtttgatgatgtcaccacTGCAGCCAACAGTCTAAGGAACTCCATTTCCAAGGAGGCCAGACAGTTGGGAACGATTTCACTTGTCGCTCTGGACCGTAGGACTGTTGAAGG AATGCAAAGAGTCCCTGCATCGTGGCTGTCCATCCATCGCTTAGAGTCCCCGACCTTCAGCAGCTTGTGTCAGAGCCTGGCATTCCCGCTGTACAGG GCTCCAGAGGAGTTGTGCTCCCAGGCGCGATCACAGCAGCTTGAGTTGCGTTTTCTCCGTCAGTTAATGCAACTTCACTCAGCTACTCTGCAGAAAATACAGAAGGAAGCAGAATTGCTGCATGCGTCTGATCAGAAAG CGCTGCTGTCCAGGGTTGTGGAGGAGGACCAGAAGCTTCTGAAGTCTCTGGTACCGAGAGTCAGAGGCCTCACCCAGCGTTGCACCCAAGGCCTTTCTTATGGGGCGCAAGTCAAAACTGCCATCTCTTATTG GTGGGAGAAGCCTGCCCAGCATGTCCTTCCTGAGGTCAGTAAAGGAGGACTGACTTATCAGCAGTGGCTCCAACGGTGGAAACTTGCTGCCAAAGCCTCTTAG